A window from Vanessa atalanta chromosome 18, ilVanAtal1.2, whole genome shotgun sequence encodes these proteins:
- the LOC125070982 gene encoding glucoside xylosyltransferase 1 isoform X1 translates to MRRLPLLKLFILIFLCVTVLYIYSASNRSKNNTELVKSGHIIDSNQEKPFIDRIVISFVVCDSRFNESLNVIKSVLLFTKTPVYFVIFTDNKLRSQFNETLHKWKPMFDNQLDFELQRIKFPEAHEEDWMNLFSKCAAQRLFIPKLLPHIDSMIYVDTDTLFLGPADDLWKTFKKFNNSQISAMTLEDDNPNVSWYPRFAKHPFYGKYGLNSGVMLMNLTRMREFGWVDYVTPIMLKWKLYIPWGDQDIINIIFHYHERAVYIMSCRYNYRSDQCMYGDACADATEHGVFVLHGSRKAFHNHKQPAFEAIYRAVDEYEIGTEPMKILENIDKYLMDAPQSHCGNLKDAFLKIPLQTLIKKHSRPDR, encoded by the exons ATGAGACGGTTACctcttttaaaacttttcattctaatttttttatgtgtaacagttttatacatttattccGCTAGCAATCGTAGCAAAAACAATACCGAACTAGTAAAATCGGGGCATAT AATTGACAGTAACCAAGAGAAGCCATTTATAGATAGGATTGTAATATCATTTGTAGTGTGTGATTCTAGGTTTAATGagtctttaaatgttataaaatctgTCTTGCTTTTTACAAAGACTCCTGTTTACTTTGTTATATTCACTGACAATAAATTAAGATCACAATTCAATGAAACTCTCCACAAATGGAAACCTATGTTTGATAACCAGCTTGATTTTGAATTACAAAGAATCAAATTTCCTGAAGCACACGAAGAAGATTGGATGAATTTGTTTAGTAAATGTGCAGCTCAACGATTGTTTATTCCA AAATTACTCCCACATATTGACTCTATGATATATGTGGACACAGATACCTTATTCTTAGGACCAGCTGATGATCTGTggaaaacttttaaaaagtttaacaaTTCACAAATATCAGCTATGACTCTGGAAGATGATAATCCTAATGTCTCATGGTACCCTAGATTTGCCAAGCATCCCTTTTATGGAAAATATG gtCTTAATTCTGGAGTGATGCTCATGAATTTAACAAGAATGAGAGAATTTGGATGGGTTGATTATGTGACACCTATAATGTTAAAGTGGAAACTGTACATTCCCTGGGGAGACCAG gatattataaacataatattccaTTACCATGAAAGAGCTGTATATATAATGTCCTGTCGTTATAATTATCGCTCGGATCAGTGCATGTATGGAGATGCATGCGCTGATGCTACAGAACATGGTGTATTTGTATTACATGGCAGCCGGAAAGCTTTTCACAACCACAAACAACCAGCTTTTGAG GCAATTTACCGGGCTGTTGATGAATATGAAATTGGAACTGAACCAATGAAAATTCTGGAaaacatagataaatatttaatggatgCTCCACAGTCGCATTGTGGTAATTTAAAAGACGCCTTCCTTAAAATACCTctacaaacattaataaaaaaacactcgaGACCTGATAGATAA
- the LOC125070982 gene encoding glucoside xylosyltransferase 1 isoform X2: MFNESLNVIKSVLLFTKTPVYFVIFTDNKLRSQFNETLHKWKPMFDNQLDFELQRIKFPEAHEEDWMNLFSKCAAQRLFIPKLLPHIDSMIYVDTDTLFLGPADDLWKTFKKFNNSQISAMTLEDDNPNVSWYPRFAKHPFYGKYGLNSGVMLMNLTRMREFGWVDYVTPIMLKWKLYIPWGDQDIINIIFHYHERAVYIMSCRYNYRSDQCMYGDACADATEHGVFVLHGSRKAFHNHKQPAFEAIYRAVDEYEIGTEPMKILENIDKYLMDAPQSHCGNLKDAFLKIPLQTLIKKHSRPDR, encoded by the exons at GTTTAATGagtctttaaatgttataaaatctgTCTTGCTTTTTACAAAGACTCCTGTTTACTTTGTTATATTCACTGACAATAAATTAAGATCACAATTCAATGAAACTCTCCACAAATGGAAACCTATGTTTGATAACCAGCTTGATTTTGAATTACAAAGAATCAAATTTCCTGAAGCACACGAAGAAGATTGGATGAATTTGTTTAGTAAATGTGCAGCTCAACGATTGTTTATTCCA AAATTACTCCCACATATTGACTCTATGATATATGTGGACACAGATACCTTATTCTTAGGACCAGCTGATGATCTGTggaaaacttttaaaaagtttaacaaTTCACAAATATCAGCTATGACTCTGGAAGATGATAATCCTAATGTCTCATGGTACCCTAGATTTGCCAAGCATCCCTTTTATGGAAAATATG gtCTTAATTCTGGAGTGATGCTCATGAATTTAACAAGAATGAGAGAATTTGGATGGGTTGATTATGTGACACCTATAATGTTAAAGTGGAAACTGTACATTCCCTGGGGAGACCAG gatattataaacataatattccaTTACCATGAAAGAGCTGTATATATAATGTCCTGTCGTTATAATTATCGCTCGGATCAGTGCATGTATGGAGATGCATGCGCTGATGCTACAGAACATGGTGTATTTGTATTACATGGCAGCCGGAAAGCTTTTCACAACCACAAACAACCAGCTTTTGAG GCAATTTACCGGGCTGTTGATGAATATGAAATTGGAACTGAACCAATGAAAATTCTGGAaaacatagataaatatttaatggatgCTCCACAGTCGCATTGTGGTAATTTAAAAGACGCCTTCCTTAAAATACCTctacaaacattaataaaaaaacactcgaGACCTGATAGATAA
- the LOC125070829 gene encoding NPC intracellular cholesterol transporter 2-like, which translates to MNKLYLTIAILLAVAILVVRSDETPSEQCPGREFDNLRERIQVLPCGKSRCKLRKGTNTTVIFKFKPKKVVHKLTNDVYAMIAGVPLPFIGVAGVSACTQVKHADTGEAAPCPLEANKEYVYTNSFHIESFYPQIQLRVHWGLNDGKEDVVCFEVPAVITAASKKN; encoded by the exons ATGAATAAGCTATACTTAACCATAGCAATTTTATTAGCAGTTGCAATATTAGTCGTGCGAAGTGATGAAACGCCTTCGGAACAATGCCCAG GTCGAGAATTCGATAATCTTCGTGAGAGAATCCAGGTGCTACCATGTGGGAAGTCACGTTGTAAGCTGCGTAAAGGAACCAACACGACCGTGATCTTCAAATTTAAACCAA AAAAAGTTGTCCACAAACTTACGAATGACGTCTACGCCATGATCGCCGGTGTCCCATTGCCATTCATTGGCGTGGCTGGTGTGAGCGCGTGCACTCAGGTGAAGCACGCCGACACCGGGGAGGCTGCGCCTTGTCCCCTGGAGGCCAACAAGGAATACGTCTACACTAACTCATTCCATATAGAGTCCTTTTATCCACAAATACAACTTCGCGTGCACTGGGGACTCAACGATGGCAAAGAGGATGTAGTGTGTTTTGAAGTACCGGCAGTCATTACAGCAGCTTCTAAGAagaattaa